A genomic segment from Chitinophagaceae bacterium encodes:
- a CDS encoding rhodanese-like domain-containing protein gives MTNITVSELKLRLNQEVTLNLLDVREADERAEFNIGGTFLPLGQILALQTEDIEDWKNQEVICYCRSGNRSIQAAMMLESLGFSNVKNLQGGMQSWQENERK, from the coding sequence ATGACCAATATTACTGTAAGCGAATTAAAATTAAGACTAAACCAGGAAGTAACACTGAATTTACTGGATGTAAGGGAAGCAGATGAAAGAGCTGAATTTAATATTGGCGGCACTTTTTTGCCCCTGGGTCAAATTCTTGCTTTACAAACCGAAGATATTGAAGACTGGAAAAACCAGGAAGTAATTTGCTATTGCCGAAGCGGCAACCGTAGTATACAAGCTGCTATGATGCTGGAATCACTTGGGTTTTCAAATGTAAAAAACCTGCAGGGCGGCATGCAAAGCTGGCAGGAAAATGAAAGAAAGTGA
- a CDS encoding PASTA domain-containing protein, protein MFKFITNRPFWVNLLVALFLGALIIFGFLQTLSLITKHGEYLTVPKVTHLKTSEAIKLLESKGFAVEIQDSIYTDTAKMGVVIKQLPDANSTVKVNRTVLLIVNRVTMPLVEMPDLQGKSLNYAMEILNRSHLTLGDTSFRPDFMLGSVLEQHFKGSIIQPGAKIKWGSKIDLVIGGGLQDLRIPVPDVTGMMYGDAKLILQDHGINIGALIVETGIRDTFAAFIIKQNPSHLSELDKKIMYMQSGQVIDIWLSKENKAFTDSTANNKN, encoded by the coding sequence GTGTTTAAATTTATCACCAACAGGCCTTTTTGGGTAAACTTATTAGTAGCCCTATTTTTGGGAGCCCTTATCATTTTTGGGTTTTTACAAACACTAAGCCTTATTACCAAACATGGTGAATACCTAACTGTACCAAAAGTTACCCATTTAAAAACCAGCGAAGCCATAAAGCTTTTAGAAAGCAAGGGATTTGCTGTGGAAATTCAGGATTCAATTTATACAGATACGGCAAAAATGGGTGTAGTAATTAAGCAATTGCCCGATGCCAACAGTACGGTAAAAGTAAACAGAACGGTTTTATTAATAGTAAACAGGGTTACCATGCCCCTGGTAGAAATGCCCGATTTACAGGGAAAATCGTTGAACTATGCCATGGAAATATTAAATCGAAGCCATTTAACTTTAGGAGATACCAGCTTTAGGCCAGATTTTATGCTTGGTTCGGTACTGGAACAACATTTTAAGGGAAGCATAATACAACCAGGCGCCAAAATAAAATGGGGCAGTAAAATAGATCTGGTAATTGGTGGCGGACTTCAGGATCTTCGTATTCCTGTACCCGATGTTACGGGGATGATGTATGGAGATGCCAAACTTATTTTACAAGACCATGGAATTAATATTGGGGCTTTAATTGTAGAAACGGGCATCAGGGATACTTTTGCTGCTTTTATTATCAAGCAAAACCCTTCCCACTTATCGGAGCTTGATAAAAAAATTATGTACATGCAATCGGGTCAGGTAATAGATATTTGGTTATCCAAAGAGAACAAAGCCTTTACCGATTCTACTGCAAATAATAAAAATTAA
- a CDS encoding acyl-CoA reductase yields the protein MNLQERILLLIKLGNYLKSNDDNWLDTQVLAEQKNGWFTREFLEKAAGSIADNYLKEDKLRQWAGYYKLDDNIQEKCVGIVMAGNIPLVGFHDFLCVFITGHKQMIKMSSKDDVLLKHLVKVMAGWNSKVNGKVIFAEMLKNCDAYIATGSNNSSRYFEQYFGKYPNIIRSNRTSVAVLNGSESTEELEKLADDMHLYFGLGCRNVTKIYVPENYDFIPIIKAFDKYQYFSDHHKYKNNYDYQLSILLLNGKYYMTNGSTLLTQNESFFSPISQVHYQFYTSPEGMQQSLQSNRELQCIVGHSNVPFGQAQNPGLFQYADSVDTMAFLLGM from the coding sequence ATGAATTTACAAGAAAGAATTTTATTGTTAATAAAACTGGGAAATTATTTAAAAAGTAATGATGACAATTGGCTGGATACACAAGTATTGGCCGAACAAAAAAATGGATGGTTTACCCGGGAATTTTTAGAAAAAGCTGCAGGCAGCATAGCCGATAATTATCTAAAAGAAGACAAATTACGCCAATGGGCAGGCTATTATAAACTCGATGATAATATACAGGAAAAATGCGTAGGTATTGTGATGGCAGGGAATATTCCGCTGGTTGGCTTCCACGATTTTTTATGCGTTTTTATTACTGGCCATAAGCAAATGATTAAAATGTCTTCTAAAGATGATGTATTGCTTAAGCATTTAGTGAAGGTAATGGCAGGCTGGAACTCCAAGGTAAATGGCAAAGTAATTTTTGCAGAAATGCTTAAAAACTGTGATGCATATATTGCAACAGGAAGCAACAACAGCAGTCGTTATTTTGAACAATATTTTGGAAAATATCCCAACATCATCCGTAGCAACCGCACTTCTGTAGCTGTTTTAAACGGAAGCGAAAGCACGGAAGAATTAGAAAAACTTGCAGATGATATGCATCTCTATTTTGGGTTGGGTTGCCGCAACGTAACAAAAATTTATGTTCCTGAAAATTACGATTTTATTCCCATAATTAAAGCCTTTGATAAATATCAGTATTTTTCCGATCATCATAAGTATAAGAATAATTACGATTATCAACTGTCTATTTTATTGCTCAACGGAAAATATTATATGACCAACGGAAGCACTTTATTAACGCAAAACGAATCTTTCTTTTCGCCCATAAGCCAGGTACATTACCAATTTTATACCAGCCCTGAGGGAATGCAGCAAAGCCTGCAAAGCAATAGGGAACTGCAATGTATTGTTGGGCATAGTAACGTACCTTTTGGCCAGGCACAAAATCCGGGCTTATTTCAATATGCCGATAGCGTAGATACCATGGCTTTTCTTTTGGGGATGTAG
- a CDS encoding D-alanine--D-alanine ligase, protein MKKKIALVTGGYSGESVISYQSTDTIFNHTDKDKWDCYLIDIHPEGWFYKTASGEKISIDKNDFSITLNGNKIIFDSVLIGLHGTPGEDGKLQGYFDCLGIPYTSCNAATSALTFNKRYTVAVAAFAGINVAKSMHLFKGDNTTALQITSTLQLPVFVKPNNGGSSIGMSKVSDAENLTAALERAFKEDNQVLVEEFIEGREFTIGVFQSKDRIITLPITEIISKKEFFDFEAKYQGASEEITPAQVEETIADKIRAAAQKIYKVFHCRGIVRIDFIYNAKSGDVFMLEINTVPGQSAASIVPQQVKAMGWSLKEFYTALIEESLNHK, encoded by the coding sequence ATGAAAAAAAAGATAGCTCTAGTTACCGGCGGATATTCAGGAGAATCGGTTATTTCTTATCAAAGTACAGATACTATTTTTAACCATACTGACAAAGATAAATGGGATTGCTACCTTATAGATATCCATCCCGAAGGCTGGTTTTATAAAACTGCAAGTGGAGAAAAAATAAGTATTGATAAAAATGATTTTTCAATAACCCTTAATGGCAACAAAATTATTTTTGATTCGGTATTGATAGGCCTGCATGGCACACCCGGAGAGGATGGTAAACTGCAGGGATATTTTGACTGCCTGGGTATTCCCTATACATCCTGCAATGCTGCTACTTCAGCGCTTACTTTTAATAAAAGATATACCGTTGCGGTTGCTGCATTTGCCGGTATAAATGTGGCCAAATCCATGCATTTGTTTAAAGGAGATAATACAACAGCTTTACAAATTACCAGCACACTTCAACTGCCGGTTTTTGTAAAACCTAATAACGGCGGCAGTAGCATTGGTATGAGCAAAGTTTCTGATGCTGAAAATTTAACCGCTGCATTAGAAAGGGCTTTTAAGGAAGATAACCAGGTGCTGGTAGAAGAGTTTATTGAAGGCAGAGAATTTACAATTGGCGTTTTTCAATCTAAAGACAGGATTATTACTTTACCCATCACCGAAATAATTTCTAAAAAAGAATTTTTTGATTTTGAAGCCAAATACCAGGGTGCAAGTGAGGAAATAACCCCGGCACAGGTAGAGGAAACCATTGCAGATAAAATTAGAGCAGCGGCTCAAAAAATTTATAAAGTGTTTCATTGCAGGGGAATTGTTCGCATAGATTTTATTTACAACGCAAAATCAGGAGATGTTTTTATGCTGGAGATAAATACTGTACCCGGCCAAAGCGCTGCCAGTATTGTGCCGCAGCAGGTAAAAGCAATGGGCTGGAGTTTAAAAGAGTTTTATACGGCGCTCATTGAAGAAAGCCTTAACCATAAATAA
- a CDS encoding SLBB domain-containing protein, with translation MSLPAISQPPTGIPQEINPNQINPQELTQPQLRSLLEDKNRETGKDRNAELNSKLTIEKDSVVKDDIKFNAYSPDKTYGANFAAFAPTTSVDEMSTPPLDYPIGVGDNIIVALWGGAEFQENYIVARDGAIFPSGLGKIYVQGLTFENARKVVYARFKSVVPASTNISVSLGQPRRINVNVVGEVNNPGPVTVSAFSNAFNVIYAAGGVSKFGNLRNIQIKRAGKVIDELDVYKYLTTGDFGKHIYLQNNDFIIVGIFEKKVLATGQFKRPMYYQLRKDEGVKALLKFSGGLTSEALASNMKILRSENETQVQRDVNANAITQLPDQDFLLMDGDIVKVDIVKAGLSNKVEIRGEVTFPGVYELRKNDRLFDIINRAGGVTRNTFLPRAYVFRNAGDSTSLQSDRLEVDLSEYSSNDSRSPSNVELNVNDVIQLFSQSEFSDPQYVEIYGEIRVEGKVRKYGGMTLEDLLYLSGGLKQSAEFGRLEISSVVDMDSARKSLKPTRTVVKSYAIDPNLQLDSIANKIILKPYDQIFVRKNPNFEIQQNVDLKGLVMYPGYYPRLSKFERLSSFIGRAGGLADNANVGGALLYRRTGQFREKYEKKQKFDSLGRPIIDSAVQEKLDLLDEPVSIDLYNALKKPNSKYDIILMDGDVLFIPEINPFVTIRGRVQSPLKIAFDKEHTNLLYYIDKAGGYGIRPWKRRIYVTYANGRSKRTRGFLFFRSYPKVDEGSIVTIPEKPKSGDVSDLTKSIIVAAIPVIITGFIFKYIR, from the coding sequence TTGAGTTTGCCGGCAATCAGCCAGCCGCCTACAGGCATCCCTCAGGAAATTAATCCTAACCAGATTAATCCGCAGGAGCTTACCCAACCGCAATTGAGGTCTTTACTTGAAGATAAAAACCGGGAAACCGGCAAAGACCGCAATGCTGAGCTCAACTCCAAACTCACTATTGAAAAAGACAGTGTTGTAAAAGACGATATTAAATTTAATGCCTACAGCCCCGATAAAACTTACGGTGCCAATTTTGCCGCATTTGCTCCTACAACCAGTGTAGATGAAATGTCTACCCCGCCATTGGATTATCCCATTGGCGTTGGCGATAATATTATTGTAGCGCTTTGGGGCGGTGCAGAGTTCCAGGAAAATTATATTGTTGCAAGAGATGGCGCCATTTTCCCATCTGGCCTTGGAAAAATTTATGTTCAGGGGCTTACTTTCGAAAATGCCCGAAAAGTTGTTTATGCCCGTTTTAAAAGCGTGGTTCCGGCAAGCACTAATATTTCGGTAAGCCTTGGCCAGCCCAGGAGAATAAATGTGAATGTGGTAGGCGAAGTAAATAATCCCGGGCCTGTAACCGTATCGGCATTTAGCAATGCATTTAATGTAATTTATGCGGCAGGTGGCGTTTCAAAGTTTGGAAATTTAAGAAATATCCAAATTAAAAGGGCAGGCAAAGTTATAGATGAATTAGATGTATATAAATATTTAACAACCGGTGATTTTGGAAAACATATTTACTTGCAAAACAATGATTTTATTATTGTTGGCATTTTTGAGAAAAAAGTTTTAGCTACCGGCCAGTTCAAAAGGCCAATGTATTACCAGCTAAGAAAAGATGAAGGCGTAAAAGCATTATTAAAATTTTCTGGAGGCCTCACCTCGGAGGCATTGGCATCCAACATGAAAATCCTGCGTTCAGAAAATGAAACACAGGTACAAAGGGATGTAAATGCAAATGCCATAACTCAGTTGCCCGACCAGGATTTTTTATTAATGGATGGCGACATTGTAAAGGTGGATATTGTAAAAGCTGGCCTTAGTAATAAAGTGGAAATAAGGGGAGAAGTTACTTTTCCCGGCGTATATGAATTACGCAAAAACGACAGGCTTTTTGACATCATTAACCGTGCAGGCGGCGTAACCCGTAATACTTTTTTGCCCAGAGCCTATGTATTTCGTAACGCCGGAGATTCTACAAGTTTGCAATCAGACAGGCTGGAAGTGGACCTGTCGGAATACAGTAGCAATGATTCCAGGAGCCCCAGTAATGTAGAGTTAAATGTAAACGATGTGATTCAATTGTTTTCTCAAAGTGAATTTTCCGATCCCCAATATGTAGAAATTTATGGTGAAATAAGGGTAGAAGGCAAAGTAAGAAAATATGGCGGAATGACACTTGAGGACCTTTTATACTTATCCGGCGGTCTTAAACAATCGGCAGAGTTTGGCAGGCTCGAAATTTCAAGCGTAGTTGATATGGATTCGGCAAGAAAAAGCCTTAAACCTACCCGAACCGTAGTAAAATCTTATGCCATAGACCCCAACCTGCAACTGGATTCTATAGCAAATAAAATAATACTCAAACCATACGACCAGATTTTTGTTCGCAAAAACCCCAATTTTGAAATTCAACAAAATGTGGATTTAAAAGGTTTGGTTATGTATCCCGGATACTATCCAAGGCTCAGCAAATTCGAAAGGCTATCCTCTTTTATTGGAAGAGCCGGTGGCCTTGCAGATAATGCCAATGTGGGCGGCGCTTTGCTCTATAGAAGAACAGGTCAGTTCAGGGAAAAATATGAAAAAAAGCAAAAGTTTGATTCTTTAGGCAGGCCAATTATTGATAGCGCAGTGCAGGAAAAATTAGATTTGTTGGATGAACCCGTAAGTATTGACTTGTACAATGCCTTAAAAAAGCCAAATTCAAAATACGATATTATTTTAATGGATGGAGATGTATTGTTTATACCTGAAATAAATCCTTTTGTTACCATTCGTGGCAGGGTTCAATCTCCACTTAAAATTGCATTTGATAAAGAACATACCAATTTATTGTATTATATAGATAAAGCCGGAGGTTATGGCATACGGCCATGGAAGAGGCGTATTTATGTAACCTATGCAAATGGCCGCAGCAAGCGTACCCGGGGCTTCCTATTTTTCCGGAGCTATCCAAAAGTAGATGAAGGCTCAATTGTAACCATTCCGGAAAAACCCAAAAGCGGCGATGTAAGCGATTTAACAAAATCTATTATTGTAGCAGCTATACCAGTAATTATTACAGGCTTTATTTTTAAATATATCCGATAA
- a CDS encoding 4Fe-4S dicluster domain-containing protein: MAIKITEECINCGACEPECPNNAIYEGGVEWAVADGTTVKGNFKLLDGTEIDADQRNAPISTDIYYIVPSKCTECQGFHEEPQCASVCPVDCCVPDEAYKETVDELLAKKAVLHI; this comes from the coding sequence ATGGCAATAAAGATAACAGAAGAATGTATCAACTGCGGAGCCTGCGAGCCCGAATGCCCGAATAATGCCATTTATGAAGGCGGAGTAGAATGGGCCGTTGCAGATGGTACAACGGTAAAAGGCAATTTTAAACTTTTAGATGGCACAGAAATTGATGCCGACCAGCGAAATGCGCCAATAAGTACAGATATATATTACATAGTGCCCAGCAAATGCACCGAGTGCCAGGGTTTTCATGAAGAGCCGCAATGTGCCTCGGTGTGCCCTGTAGATTGTTGCGTACCAGATGAAGCCTATAAAGAAACAGTAGATGAATTGCTTGCTAAAAAAGCTGTACTGCATATATGA